In Deltaproteobacteria bacterium, the following proteins share a genomic window:
- a CDS encoding 30S ribosomal protein S12 has translation MPTINQLIRKSREVQKNKTASPALVGCPQRRGVCTRVYTTTPKKPNSALRKVARVRLSNGYEVTSYIPGIGHNLQEHSVVLIRGGRVKDLPGVRYHIVRGTLDTQGVNGRLVSRSKYGTKRPKK, from the coding sequence ATGCCGACGATTAACCAACTGATCCGCAAATCGCGGGAAGTTCAGAAAAACAAAACGGCGTCGCCAGCTCTCGTGGGCTGTCCACAACGTCGTGGTGTTTGTACTCGTGTGTACACGACAACTCCAAAGAAGCCGAACTCGGCTCTCCGAAAAGTTGCGCGCGTGCGTTTGTCCAACGGATACGAAGTTACTTCGTACATCCCAGGCATTGGTCACAACCTTCAAGAGCACAGCGTGGTCTTGATTCGTGGTGGTCGTGTAAAGGATTTGCCAGGTGTTCGTTATCACATCGTCCGCGGAACCCTTGATACTCAAGGTGTAAACGGCCGTCTTGTCTCTCGTTCTAAATACGGAACGAAGCGACCAAAGAAATAA